One Gammaproteobacteria bacterium genomic region harbors:
- a CDS encoding pyridoxal-phosphate dependent enzyme, whose protein sequence is MANSNRPLHVVTPIIQSMPLQKLTGQSIFLKMECYQPVGSFKIRGLGRLAQHYVAQGYKQLISSSGGNAGVAAAYIGWRLGVKVKVFLPTTSNALFVDAIKRYGAEVVVTGDVWDEANAAALRSLESEHAGFIPPFDHPLIWAGHATLIDEVAAEGIRPEAIVVAVGGGGLACGVITGLHNFGWYDIPVFTAETTGTASFKASMDAGELITLPKVSGIATSLAAKRVTQRLFDFSKQHQIIPLAVSDEDTIMACRSFLNDHRVLLEPASGAPLSLVYNKHPALSEYKSILVIVCGGIGMSLEKLIEFTL, encoded by the coding sequence ATGGCAAATAGTAATCGACCATTGCATGTAGTGACTCCCATTATTCAATCAATGCCCCTGCAAAAATTAACCGGCCAGTCCATTTTTTTAAAGATGGAATGTTATCAACCTGTCGGTTCATTCAAAATCCGTGGTTTAGGAAGATTGGCCCAGCATTATGTTGCTCAAGGTTACAAGCAATTGATTTCATCTTCTGGGGGTAATGCAGGTGTTGCTGCGGCCTATATTGGATGGCGATTAGGTGTAAAGGTAAAAGTTTTTTTACCTACAACGAGTAATGCGTTATTCGTGGATGCGATAAAGCGTTACGGGGCTGAAGTAGTGGTCACGGGAGATGTTTGGGATGAGGCTAATGCGGCTGCATTGCGCTCATTAGAATCTGAACACGCAGGATTTATTCCTCCCTTTGATCACCCATTGATTTGGGCTGGTCATGCTACATTGATCGATGAAGTTGCAGCAGAAGGAATAAGGCCAGAGGCTATCGTTGTTGCCGTCGGTGGGGGTGGTTTAGCGTGCGGTGTCATAACAGGGCTTCACAATTTTGGTTGGTATGACATTCCTGTGTTTACTGCTGAAACAACGGGTACTGCATCATTTAAAGCTTCGATGGATGCTGGCGAACTTATTACATTGCCCAAAGTTTCAGGCATAGCGACTTCTTTGGCGGCAAAACGAGTTACGCAAAGGCTGTTTGATTTTTCTAAACAACATCAAATAATTCCGTTGGCTGTGAGCGATGAAGATACGATTATGGCGTGTCGTTCATTTTTGAATGATCACCGTGTGTTGTTAGAACCAGCCAGTGGAGCTCCGCTTTCACTTGTTTATAATAAACATCCTGCTTTATCAGAATATAAATCAATTTTAGTGATCGTTTGTGGTGGCATTGGAATGTCTTTAGAGAAGCTCATTGAATTTACTCTGTAA
- a CDS encoding type I secretion system permease/ATPase, protein MNAEARSQDKLLTCLEAICGFFDLRFSADSAISGLPLVEGKLTPSLMQRACEQAGVEAKLEQIKFEALAEIDVPAIIILKNNDALVLTKSSELNKFDVLKSDDIHQPVTISKEELSRIYGGYVILTSPIVKLEERSQGMVDIEQPSWFWKVLYKNKRLYLHVMIAAFLTNLFVLVAPLFVMNVYDRVVPNQAMTTLWVLAIGAMIFFAFDMAARMLRHYLIDMAGRNADKELSATLFKQLIGLRMASKPSSAGTVAGYFSEFEALQEFFTSATFVSLIDIPFIFLYLLVVWIIGGVIVLIPLIAIPITIIAAYLLEIPSRQAIKNTLAGATFRQALLVEAVSGLESIKALNAEGIMQRHWENSVAKTTEAASISRFYSALTMNLTVWVQQVVVIAVVITGVYLIASGSLTVGGLIACTILAGRAMMLGQVSGLLNRLERSRAALRGLNRIMTMPTDRGVRDSFLQRPTLKGNVSFENVTFYYPNERIAALDKINFQIKEGERIGIVGKIGAGKSTLLKLINGLYAPTQGIIRIDGSDNTEIDPADLRRNVHYVSDDSVLFYGTIRDNIAMGNPRASDDEILRAAQLAGVDKIVQIHPSGYDMPVGERGQLLSSGQRTAVALARALIANPSVLMLDEPTGSVDNGFEQDFMKALPPYLKGKTLIVVTHRASVLDLVDRVLVIDGGRLVADGPKALILDKLLKPETKPEK, encoded by the coding sequence GTGAACGCAGAAGCTCGAAGTCAAGATAAATTGTTGACTTGTTTGGAAGCAATTTGTGGATTTTTCGATTTACGTTTTTCAGCTGATTCAGCAATTTCCGGATTGCCGCTTGTCGAAGGTAAATTAACCCCTTCGCTGATGCAGCGAGCGTGCGAACAAGCGGGTGTAGAGGCTAAGCTAGAACAAATTAAATTTGAGGCTCTAGCTGAAATTGATGTTCCCGCCATTATAATCCTAAAAAATAATGATGCTTTAGTACTTACTAAATCATCTGAGCTGAATAAATTTGATGTTTTGAAATCGGATGATATTCATCAGCCTGTAACTATTTCCAAAGAAGAATTATCTAGAATTTACGGTGGTTATGTTATTTTAACTTCACCTATCGTGAAATTAGAAGAAAGAAGTCAGGGGATGGTTGATATCGAACAACCCTCATGGTTTTGGAAGGTTTTATATAAAAATAAAAGATTGTATCTTCATGTAATGATCGCGGCATTTCTGACGAATTTATTTGTGTTGGTTGCCCCATTATTTGTTATGAATGTGTATGATCGCGTTGTGCCAAATCAAGCAATGACAACATTATGGGTGTTGGCTATTGGTGCGATGATATTTTTCGCATTTGATATGGCGGCTCGAATGTTACGTCATTATCTCATCGATATGGCTGGACGAAATGCGGATAAAGAACTATCGGCTACCTTGTTTAAGCAATTGATTGGATTACGTATGGCGAGTAAACCCTCTTCTGCGGGAACAGTTGCCGGATATTTTAGTGAATTCGAGGCGTTACAAGAATTTTTTACTTCAGCAACCTTTGTAAGCTTAATCGATATACCTTTTATTTTTCTTTATTTACTCGTCGTGTGGATTATTGGTGGCGTAATAGTGTTAATTCCACTCATTGCGATACCGATAACTATAATTGCTGCTTATCTGCTCGAAATTCCTAGTCGTCAAGCGATAAAAAATACGTTGGCAGGTGCTACATTTCGCCAAGCTTTGTTAGTGGAAGCTGTGAGCGGATTGGAATCTATAAAAGCATTGAACGCGGAAGGCATTATGCAGCGACATTGGGAAAATAGTGTTGCTAAAACAACAGAAGCGGCTAGCATTTCTCGATTTTATTCTGCTTTAACGATGAATTTAACCGTTTGGGTGCAGCAAGTGGTTGTGATTGCCGTTGTCATTACGGGAGTCTATTTGATTGCTAGCGGAAGCTTAACGGTGGGTGGTTTGATCGCCTGCACAATTTTAGCAGGTCGTGCAATGATGTTAGGTCAGGTCTCTGGATTATTAAACCGTTTGGAAAGATCTCGTGCTGCATTGCGCGGATTAAATCGAATTATGACAATGCCAACTGATAGAGGGGTGCGAGATAGTTTTTTACAGCGCCCTACTTTGAAAGGAAACGTTAGTTTTGAAAATGTCACATTCTATTATCCGAATGAACGAATCGCTGCCTTAGATAAAATTAATTTTCAAATTAAAGAAGGTGAGAGGATTGGTATAGTCGGTAAAATTGGCGCGGGTAAAAGTACTTTGCTGAAATTAATTAATGGGCTATATGCGCCCACGCAAGGAATTATTCGTATCGATGGATCAGATAATACAGAAATAGATCCTGCTGATTTACGTCGAAATGTGCATTATGTATCTGACGATAGCGTACTATTTTATGGAACGATCCGAGATAATATTGCTATGGGAAATCCTCGTGCAAGTGATGATGAAATTCTTCGCGCCGCGCAATTGGCAGGTGTTGATAAGATTGTGCAAATTCACCCTTCAGGATACGACATGCCAGTCGGTGAGCGTGGGCAACTACTTTCTAGTGGGCAACGAACAGCCGTTGCATTAGCACGCGCACTGATAGCGAATCCTTCGGTATTAATGCTGGATGAGCCCACAGGGTCTGTTGATAACGGTTTTGAGCAAGATTTTATGAAAGCGCTGCCACCGTATTTAAAAGGAAAAACTTTAATTGTTGTGACACATCGTGCCTCTGTTTTAGATTTGGTGGATAGAGTGCTTGTGATTGATGGAGGTCGCTTAGTGGCTGATGGGCCTAAAGCTTTAATACTCGATAAATTATTAAAGCCTGAAACTAAGCCAGAGAAATAA
- a CDS encoding HlyD family type I secretion periplasmic adaptor subunit, which yields MNTDKENPTDLNERSSEKKETQTDYIADSQSSVYRHVPQKAANALYLLLAVIVITFIWAFFAKLNVSTNANGKIVASSQVQAVQHLEGGIVKKIDVKEGDHVKKDQVLFVLDDTRFASEYKEGSTKLAVLKADIVRLTAKVDGAEKLEFNSEFQTSYPEQAEEANKFFTRDKEAFNRNIALLNKQYQLLKKELDIMSPLSKQGVVSEVEILRLQRQAVALQQAIEDKKNIETDQAREQLNKAQGDYSVLQETLAESRDKMLRSVIKSPTNGIVNQVYVTTVGEVVKPGETVCEIVPIEDELTVQAYIRPSDIGFITVGQKANVKVSAYDYSVYGGLDATVQNIGADAIKDKQDNSFYEVNLRTKKSYLRGKDNKKLILIPGMTVTVSILTGEKTVLSYLLKPFTKARETALQER from the coding sequence ATGAATACTGACAAGGAAAATCCTACAGATTTAAATGAAAGGTCATCTGAGAAAAAAGAAACTCAGACTGATTATATTGCAGATAGTCAAAGTAGTGTTTATAGGCATGTGCCCCAAAAAGCGGCAAATGCACTTTACCTGCTTTTGGCAGTGATTGTTATCACTTTTATTTGGGCTTTTTTTGCAAAATTAAACGTTTCAACAAATGCAAACGGAAAAATTGTGGCTTCGTCACAAGTCCAAGCGGTTCAACATCTTGAAGGTGGCATTGTTAAAAAGATTGATGTTAAAGAAGGTGATCATGTTAAAAAAGACCAAGTTTTATTTGTTTTAGATGATACGCGTTTTGCTTCCGAATATAAGGAAGGATCAACGAAATTGGCAGTATTAAAAGCAGATATCGTGCGGTTAACAGCTAAAGTTGATGGCGCTGAAAAATTAGAATTTAATTCAGAATTTCAAACGTCATATCCTGAACAGGCTGAAGAGGCGAATAAATTTTTTACTCGTGATAAAGAAGCATTTAATAGAAATATTGCATTGCTTAATAAGCAATATCAGTTATTGAAAAAAGAATTAGATATAATGTCGCCATTGTCAAAACAAGGCGTTGTATCTGAAGTGGAAATTCTTCGCTTGCAACGTCAAGCTGTTGCACTGCAACAAGCAATAGAGGATAAGAAGAATATTGAGACTGATCAAGCGCGCGAACAATTGAACAAAGCCCAAGGCGACTATTCTGTTCTTCAAGAGACGCTCGCTGAGTCTAGAGATAAAATGCTTCGTTCAGTGATTAAATCACCAACGAATGGTATTGTGAATCAGGTTTATGTGACTACGGTGGGTGAAGTTGTGAAGCCCGGAGAAACAGTGTGCGAAATAGTGCCAATTGAAGATGAATTAACGGTACAAGCATATATCAGACCTTCTGATATCGGATTTATTACGGTGGGTCAAAAAGCTAACGTAAAAGTGAGTGCTTATGATTACTCAGTGTATGGTGGTTTAGATGCTACTGTACAAAACATTGGTGCTGATGCCATAAAAGATAAGCAAGATAATAGCTTTTATGAAGTGAATTTACGTACGAAAAAATCATATCTTAGAGGGAAAGACAACAAGAAATTAATTCTGATTCCTGGAATGACGGTGACAGTGAGTATTCTCACGGGCGAGAAAACTGTGCTCAGTTATCTGCTCAAACCCTTTACTAAAGCAAGAGAAACGGCTTTGCAAGAACGCTAA
- a CDS encoding TolC family outer membrane protein has translation MRLRHWKVVGAGLLLSISAQTYAVTLSEVSRQTLATNPEVRASLANRTARAYEVNQAVGQYLPQFSARAAGGRERAVNPTVRALKNSKGHLTLDRSEFSLTASQLIVDGWGVGSSIHERVFDSRSAKFDLRNTCNNVMLQMAEAYLNVKRQREILVIAQKNVNSHKETLRKVRLRFKGGAGTRVDVELADARLARSEAQFRESKRLLEEAETRYCTVANQAPAVDLAMPIQPVRFLPRNLFNAVTIAMENNPAILASINTSQAAKAHIGVIRSRFYPRVDAELTARADNNLSGVEGSDGSVMGMAVLSYNFVAGGSDVAAYNTAAFDRVQAQQKSLDIARKVRERVRDAWSNFTSSRDSISIFKGSVNANTQVVRDYIKQFELGQRELFNVLDAQDDLYAAQNALVSANYDNAIAYYRVLEAIGTISLQSLI, from the coding sequence ATGCGACTTCGACATTGGAAGGTTGTAGGGGCAGGGCTATTGTTGAGCATTTCAGCTCAGACATATGCTGTCACATTATCAGAAGTATCTCGCCAAACGCTTGCCACGAATCCCGAAGTGCGCGCTTCTTTAGCGAATCGAACCGCCCGAGCTTATGAAGTTAATCAGGCAGTAGGTCAATATCTTCCGCAATTTAGTGCTCGTGCCGCTGGTGGTCGTGAACGAGCTGTCAATCCTACAGTGAGAGCCTTGAAAAATTCAAAAGGCCATTTGACTCTAGATCGCTCTGAATTTTCTTTGACAGCCAGTCAATTAATTGTTGATGGCTGGGGTGTGGGCAGTTCTATTCATGAGCGTGTTTTTGATTCACGTAGTGCCAAATTTGATTTACGCAATACCTGCAACAATGTGATGCTACAGATGGCTGAGGCTTATCTGAATGTTAAGCGACAGCGGGAAATTTTAGTGATTGCGCAAAAAAACGTTAATTCACATAAAGAAACCCTGAGAAAAGTTCGATTACGATTCAAGGGTGGGGCAGGTACACGTGTTGATGTTGAGTTGGCTGATGCTCGATTAGCTCGATCAGAAGCTCAATTCCGCGAGTCTAAAAGGTTGTTGGAAGAAGCTGAAACCCGTTATTGTACAGTCGCGAATCAAGCTCCTGCGGTCGATTTAGCAATGCCAATACAGCCTGTAAGATTCCTTCCTCGAAATCTTTTTAATGCAGTTACCATTGCGATGGAAAATAATCCTGCCATTTTAGCATCGATCAATACTTCTCAAGCAGCAAAGGCGCATATTGGAGTTATACGCTCCCGTTTTTACCCCAGGGTTGATGCAGAATTAACGGCTAGAGCAGACAATAATCTCAGTGGTGTAGAAGGCTCTGATGGTTCTGTGATGGGGATGGCCGTCTTGTCGTATAATTTTGTTGCAGGCGGAAGTGATGTCGCTGCTTATAATACTGCGGCATTCGATCGTGTACAGGCTCAGCAAAAATCTCTCGATATTGCACGTAAAGTGAGAGAGCGAGTGCGTGATGCATGGTCAAATTTTACATCGAGTCGTGACTCCATATCCATATTCAAAGGGTCCGTAAACGCTAATACACAGGTTGTGCGGGACTACATTAAACAATTCGAACTCGGTCAGCGAGAATTATTTAATGTGTTAGACGCCCAAGATGATTTATATGCCGCGCAAAATGCTCTTGTTAGCGCTAATTATGATAACGCCATAGCGTATTATCGTGTCTTGGAAGCGATAGGAACAATAAGTCTTCAATCTTTAATCTAG
- the ubiD gene encoding 4-hydroxy-3-polyprenylbenzoate decarboxylase has protein sequence MAYKDLRDFVDQLKARNILQRICVPVDPCLEMTEISDRVLRAQGPALLFETPKNYDTPVLTNLFGTVERVALGMGCEKLSELRELGEQLAMLKEPEPPKSLKEAWQKLPLVRQVMAMSPKVMSSGLCQAHYWQGNEVDLGRLPIQTCWPGDAGPLITWGLVVTQGPNQSRQNLGIYRQQVIGRNKVIMRWLAHRGGALDFQEWQKQNRGEKFPVSVVLGADPATLLAAVTPIPNHLSEYAFAGLLRGSKTELVKCMTNNLMVPARAEFVLEGYIAPGEMATEGPFGDHTGYYNETEQFPVFTIERITHRQDPIYHSTYTGRPPDEPAVLGLALNELFIPLLRKQFPEIQDFYLPPEGCSYRMAVVTIKKAYPGHAKRVMMGVWSFLTQFMYTKFVVVTDDDIDARNWQDVIWAMTTRMDPHRDTVIIENTPIDYLDFASPVAGLGSKMGFDATHKWPGETSRVWGHPIEMSPEVKSHVDALWDKLFL, from the coding sequence ATGGCTTATAAAGATTTAAGAGATTTTGTTGATCAACTGAAGGCGCGTAATATACTGCAACGCATCTGCGTGCCCGTCGATCCCTGTCTAGAAATGACCGAGATCAGTGATCGTGTCCTAAGAGCTCAAGGCCCTGCCTTATTGTTCGAAACCCCCAAGAATTATGATACTCCCGTATTGACTAACTTATTTGGCACGGTCGAACGAGTCGCTCTGGGTATGGGTTGTGAAAAGTTGAGTGAATTACGTGAGCTTGGTGAGCAATTGGCTATGCTCAAAGAGCCTGAGCCTCCCAAAAGTTTGAAGGAGGCGTGGCAAAAGCTTCCGCTCGTTCGGCAGGTCATGGCAATGTCGCCAAAAGTGATGAGCTCAGGCCTTTGCCAGGCCCACTATTGGCAAGGAAACGAGGTGGATTTAGGGCGCCTGCCTATTCAGACCTGCTGGCCAGGTGATGCTGGGCCGTTGATCACATGGGGTTTGGTCGTCACTCAAGGGCCGAATCAGAGCCGACAAAATCTGGGGATTTATCGTCAACAAGTGATCGGTCGAAATAAAGTGATCATGCGATGGTTGGCGCATCGCGGTGGTGCGTTGGATTTTCAAGAATGGCAAAAGCAAAATCGTGGTGAAAAATTTCCTGTATCAGTGGTGCTCGGAGCAGATCCTGCTACCTTGCTCGCGGCCGTTACTCCTATACCCAATCATCTTTCTGAGTATGCATTTGCCGGTTTATTAAGGGGCTCAAAGACCGAACTAGTGAAATGCATGACCAATAATTTAATGGTTCCTGCGCGCGCAGAATTTGTTTTAGAGGGTTATATAGCGCCGGGTGAAATGGCGACTGAAGGTCCTTTTGGTGATCACACCGGTTATTATAATGAAACTGAGCAGTTTCCGGTGTTTACCATCGAGCGCATTACGCATCGTCAGGATCCAATCTATCATAGTACTTATACAGGCCGACCTCCCGATGAACCTGCTGTGCTTGGTTTGGCATTAAATGAACTATTTATTCCATTACTGCGAAAACAATTTCCAGAAATTCAGGATTTTTATTTGCCCCCTGAAGGATGCTCATATCGAATGGCCGTTGTCACAATTAAAAAAGCCTATCCTGGTCACGCAAAACGCGTGATGATGGGAGTGTGGTCATTTTTAACTCAGTTTATGTACACAAAATTTGTTGTTGTAACTGACGATGATATTGACGCGCGAAATTGGCAAGATGTTATTTGGGCAATGACAACGCGCATGGATCCGCATCGCGATACCGTGATTATTGAAAATACTCCAATAGATTATTTAGATTTTGCATCGCCTGTTGCAGGATTGGGATCAAAAATGGGTTTTGATGCGACGCACAAATGGCCAGGAGAAACTTCACGCGTTTGGGGACATCCTATTGAAATGAGTCCAGAAGTAAAATCGCACGTTGATGCTCTTTGGGATAAATTATTTTTGTAA
- a CDS encoding uroporphyrinogen-III synthase: MNDLTVLVTRPREQSEKLALKIAELGGRPVVFPTLEIHSVEPAGGWGHLKNRLENADIVVFTSANAVREVFSHQINIPNRCEVAAIGTSTQQALSEAGILCDWVPMRDYRSEGLLELPVFQSVKNKKIIVLAGEGGREFLQDILSERGAHVEKVAVYKRLCPIQDVTLLKEFYSQNGSKIIISTSVESLENLLSLSKGFGQHFEIPLMVVSKRIAEIAQAKGFHTVLVADNASDGAILEEIARYLSSDSVIL; the protein is encoded by the coding sequence TTGAACGATCTAACAGTTTTAGTCACGCGTCCTCGAGAACAGTCGGAGAAATTAGCTTTAAAAATAGCTGAACTCGGGGGCCGACCGGTAGTTTTTCCAACGCTGGAGATTCATTCTGTGGAACCTGCGGGTGGTTGGGGACATTTAAAAAATCGATTGGAAAATGCAGATATCGTTGTATTTACGAGTGCCAATGCAGTGAGAGAAGTTTTCTCGCATCAAATAAATATACCCAATCGATGCGAGGTGGCCGCAATAGGAACGTCTACTCAACAGGCTTTATCTGAAGCAGGAATCTTGTGCGATTGGGTTCCTATGAGGGATTATCGTAGTGAAGGATTATTGGAATTACCCGTTTTTCAGTCGGTAAAAAATAAAAAAATAATTGTCTTAGCAGGAGAAGGTGGGCGAGAATTTTTGCAAGACATTTTATCGGAGCGCGGAGCGCATGTTGAAAAAGTCGCTGTGTATAAACGTCTGTGTCCCATTCAAGATGTAACACTTTTGAAAGAATTTTATTCGCAAAATGGGTCTAAAATTATTATATCAACCAGCGTTGAAAGTTTAGAGAATTTATTGAGTCTATCAAAGGGGTTTGGGCAGCACTTTGAAATTCCATTGATGGTTGTGAGTAAGAGAATAGCAGAGATTGCTCAAGCCAAAGGATTTCACACCGTGCTCGTTGCTGACAATGCGAGTGATGGGGCAATTCTCGAGGAAATTGCGCGATATTTGAGTTCAGATTCGGTGATTCTATGA
- a CDS encoding recombination-associated protein RdgC, which yields MWFKNVQLFQFQEPFRLNAQQLEEKLSENVLQHCGRTQLSSYGWVSPFGDERSPLVHACENRLLFMAAKEEKILPAAVVNEALQAKIAEHEASGQGELSKRQKRELREEIQFTLLAQAFIRTRRTAAYIDPKLGLLIIDSSSRPRAEELTVLLRKSLGSLKIQALKTELDPKQVMSEWVLKQQYPDEIEMADSCEMLAAEKDKGIIKCQKQDLSAKEVANHLQSGKHISRLALRWASKLACVFHEDLSIKSIKFLDVIKERLEEIEAETRAERIDADFALMSAEFSALINDMMTMFGGLVEEKVPA from the coding sequence ATGTGGTTTAAAAATGTTCAATTGTTTCAATTTCAAGAACCGTTTCGGTTGAATGCACAACAGCTAGAAGAAAAGTTATCGGAAAATGTTCTGCAGCATTGTGGGCGAACGCAATTATCGAGTTACGGGTGGGTGAGCCCTTTTGGCGATGAACGCTCTCCGTTGGTGCATGCGTGTGAAAACCGTTTGCTATTTATGGCGGCTAAAGAAGAGAAAATTCTACCCGCTGCTGTTGTCAACGAAGCGCTTCAAGCTAAAATTGCAGAGCACGAAGCTTCTGGGCAGGGTGAGTTGTCAAAACGTCAAAAACGTGAACTGCGAGAAGAAATTCAATTCACACTGTTAGCCCAAGCTTTTATCAGAACTCGTCGAACTGCAGCTTATATTGATCCAAAGCTTGGGTTGTTGATTATCGATAGTTCAAGTCGACCACGTGCGGAAGAGTTAACTGTATTATTGCGAAAAAGTTTAGGGAGTTTAAAAATTCAAGCATTGAAAACAGAATTAGATCCTAAACAGGTAATGTCTGAATGGGTACTGAAACAACAGTATCCGGATGAAATAGAAATGGCGGATAGTTGTGAAATGTTAGCAGCAGAAAAAGATAAAGGTATCATTAAATGTCAAAAACAAGATCTTAGTGCAAAAGAAGTTGCTAATCATCTTCAATCAGGAAAACATATTAGTCGGCTTGCACTTCGTTGGGCGAGTAAACTGGCGTGTGTTTTCCATGAGGATTTAAGTATTAAGAGCATCAAATTTTTGGATGTCATAAAAGAACGTCTTGAAGAAATAGAAGCAGAAACGCGCGCTGAAAGAATTGATGCTGATTTTGCGTTGATGTCAGCTGAATTTTCGGCACTAATTAATGACATGATGACTATGTTTGGTGGATTGGTAGAAGAAAAAGTTCCAGCTTAA
- a CDS encoding outer membrane beta-barrel protein — protein MAKNKWIFTFVVLIAAFFSAQSFSYYDPSGVNVGLQFGYGNTSYNKALFSRLDIREDGIAGRIYLGNQFNQYVGLELGGVFYTETDLTHDAGRIRTEQLDLLLRLGSPIFCSHFRADLKLGAAVMFIDIDPTDVGRAQGIAHEFSTETRPAAGISFAYNFNRNIAMDVSYLHVFGNRKSDSHQAPDTQLATLGLSFFFPIGC, from the coding sequence ATGGCAAAAAATAAATGGATATTCACTTTTGTTGTATTAATCGCAGCTTTTTTTTCTGCTCAATCATTTTCTTACTATGATCCTTCTGGTGTGAATGTCGGACTTCAGTTTGGGTATGGTAATACGTCTTACAATAAAGCATTGTTTTCAAGATTGGATATTAGAGAAGATGGTATTGCCGGTCGGATCTATCTTGGAAATCAATTTAATCAATATGTCGGTTTAGAATTGGGCGGGGTTTTCTATACGGAGACTGATTTAACCCATGATGCAGGTCGGATTCGCACTGAACAATTGGATCTCCTTTTGAGATTGGGAAGCCCAATTTTTTGCAGTCATTTTAGGGCTGATTTAAAGCTTGGGGCTGCTGTCATGTTCATTGACATTGATCCAACTGATGTTGGAAGAGCTCAAGGTATTGCTCACGAGTTTTCGACAGAAACTAGACCCGCGGCAGGTATCAGTTTCGCGTACAATTTTAATAGAAATATTGCGATGGATGTTTCTTATCTTCATGTATTTGGTAATCGAAAGAGTGATTCACATCAAGCGCCTGACACTCAGTTAGCAACCTTAGGACTTAGCTTTTTCTTCCCAATCGGCTGCTAA
- a CDS encoding class I SAM-dependent methyltransferase yields the protein MSWNEIFYICVFIGCGVLALRAVSKKVIKKIKMSLFDSRVQRVEELVAKLYSGEENPYYISVRYREENHIEGGQFTYGEIVIRSFAHLLSLTLPVSGEVFYDLGCGAGKAVFCASLCFPFLRAKGVELLSPMFEFCLRSKNRFIQLITDDGYFKKNKVDIEFIRGDLLQVDFSDGNIFFLNATCFCDDDWNKLIAKLSQLPIGVRLIIVTRHLESDVFELIESGTYAMSWGFSSVFVYRKIL from the coding sequence GTGTCATGGAATGAAATTTTTTATATATGTGTGTTTATTGGGTGTGGAGTTTTGGCGCTTCGCGCAGTATCGAAAAAAGTAATCAAGAAGATTAAGATGTCCTTGTTTGATTCGCGCGTTCAACGTGTAGAAGAATTAGTAGCCAAATTATATTCTGGTGAAGAAAATCCTTATTATATTTCTGTGCGCTATCGAGAAGAGAATCATATCGAAGGCGGGCAGTTCACTTACGGTGAAATTGTAATCCGCTCTTTTGCGCATTTGTTAAGCTTAACTTTACCTGTATCGGGTGAGGTTTTTTACGATTTAGGGTGCGGGGCAGGTAAAGCCGTATTTTGTGCATCACTTTGTTTTCCTTTTTTGAGGGCTAAAGGCGTTGAATTACTGAGTCCCATGTTTGAGTTTTGCTTAAGATCAAAAAACCGATTTATTCAGCTAATAACTGATGATGGTTATTTTAAGAAAAATAAGGTTGATATTGAATTTATTCGAGGTGATTTGTTGCAAGTAGATTTTTCTGATGGAAATATATTCTTTTTAAACGCAACATGTTTTTGTGATGACGATTGGAATAAGCTTATAGCTAAATTATCTCAGTTGCCGATAGGGGTTCGTTTAATTATCGTTACACGTCACCTCGAAAGTGATGTTTTTGAGCTAATAGAAAGCGGAACTTATGCCATGAGCTGGGGGTTTAGCTCTGTGTTTGTTTATCGAAAAATTCTATGA